The Piliocolobus tephrosceles isolate RC106 chromosome 4, ASM277652v3, whole genome shotgun sequence genome contains the following window.
ACGCCCACGCCCCACGTGCCCCAGCCTGGGTGGTCCTTCCGGGACAGCGCCTTGTGTGACGTCACAGCCCCAGCATGCGACGCAGCGCCGCAGGCCTTCCCCGCGTGGCGCCTCTACATTGCTCCGAGAGGCACGAGGCGGCGGGGCGCACTCGGAGCGCGATGGGCGACTGGAAGGTCTACATCAGTGCAGTGTTGCGGGACCAGCGCATCGACGACGTGGCCATCGTGGGCCATGCGGATAACAGCTGCGTGTGGGCTTCGCGGCCCGGGGGCCTGCTGGCGGCCATCTCGCCGCAGGAGGTGGGCGTGCTCACGGGGCCCGACCGTTGCACCTTCCTGCAGGCGGGCCTGAGTGTGGGCGGCCGCCGCTGCTGCGTCATCCGCGACCACCTGCTGGCCGAGGGCGACGGCGTGCTGGACGCACGCACCAAGGGGCTGGACGCGCGCGCCGTGTGCGTGGGCCACGCGCCGCGCGCGCTCCTGGTGCTCATGGGCCGACGTGGCGTCCATGGTGGCATCCTCAACAAGACGGTGCACGAACTCATACGCGGGCTGCGCATGCAGGGCGCCTAGCCGGGCAGCCAGGCCGCCCACTGGTAGCGCGGGCCAAATAAACTGTGACCTGGGCGCGGCTGGCTCCTTCTCCACTTGCGCGGTGGGAGGAGTTGTAAATAAGGAAACTGGTCTTTGCAAGACGGTTACCtggtggagatgggattttgagTCTAGAGGCTGCCAGGCTCCTGTGCCCTCCACCCTGCTCTCCCATGGACGCCTTGCAGAGTCTCCTGGCCTGACTGCTGCTCCTTGGCGCCTTCCCAGGGTCCTAGGCACTCCGCAGCTGAGGAAGAGTCCAAGGGTGGGGGCTTCTCAAAGTCTGTTTCAGCCTTAGCGTCCTTTCTCGCAGATATTCCCACACATTAGGCAGGACAAGTAAAAGGAGCCTCTTTCCCATCCCGCGAACACCTCTCCCCATCAGAGTGTCAGGCTAGAGGCCAGTTTGCTCCTCCCCCCTCCACTCATACCTCATGTACTAGCAAGGTGTGTGAGTGGGTGACAGGACGGGCCTGGTGGCTTGTAAAGCAGTTCTGGGGTTCACAGGCCTCTGCATCTCTGCCCACATTCCCCCAAGGGGGGCCCACTGAGAGGGCACATGTCCAAGACCATCACAAGTGGGTCTGAGACCTTACATCCTGCCTTCCCCAGGTCTTCGAAAAGGCCCCGGAGGAGTCCCTGGACTAGAGGGAGGAACTCTGGCATCCCTACcccggagtctcactctgtagccctcAGTTTCAGGGTGACCTATGGGGGAGGGGGCATTGAAAAGCTTGGATGAGTTTGTGACCTGGTTTACTGCCCAAAGTTAGTGGACAAAAGTGGGAGGGAGGGTGTCTGGTCCCTGCCCTCCATGTGCTGGGGCCCAGGGCACAGCCTCTCTTGCCCACCACCCCCCTTCCCAACCCCTACCCCAGCGGCCCTGATGGCAGACCCCACCTGTCACTCATTCTGGAGCCCTGATCTTATCCCAGCAAGGAGTGATgtgtggctgaggtgggtgaatttaGAGGGCAGAGGGAGACCAGAGGAAGTTCAGCCAGGTGGGGGTCAGGGGTTGGGGGTGCAGAATCCTCCTTACTCTTGCCTTGGGGGTGGCCCCAGGCCTAGGAGGGGCTTCCAGGGAGTTTGAGTTGTGGATTGGACTCTCAGGTAGGGCCAGACAGATGGTTGGGGTGTGAGCCTGCAGGGCTGGTTTCTCTGGAACTGCACCTGACCCGGGCAGGGCAGGCTGCTCTTGCAGCCAGTCTTTGAGGGGAGATGGTGCTGCTGAACCCCATGGCTTGGTCTTCCCTTTCACCATTGGTGGAGAGCAAAAAGACTTCTGAATGCCTAAGGAGAGTTttgattccttttgttttttttttccatcaggcAAGTGTTGGGAAGGGAATTGTAGTGGTGCTGAAGACCTGGGTGAGGATGAGGAGATGGTATCTTGGAGGAAGGAAGGTGACAGGGAGGTGTGCAAATTCAGTGAGGCAGGCACCAACATCCATGCACAAACAGCTGCACAGTCATATACTCAGACCCACCCTCACTCCTGTCTATCCTAGTCATGTGTACACGTGCAGAGGACCTGAAATCATACCAGATATCCTGCAACCTGCACACAGCCTCCCACAGGTATGTCTGTGTATACGTGCGTGGGCTGGCACACCTGTACACAAATACAAGCTTCTACACATGACAGGTGCACATGCAGACTCACCCCCACACGTGCGCGCACACTGACACTGTCACACAAGCCCAGACCTTTGCAGAGCTACAGAAGGAGAGACTGGCACCCAGGGTggcacagacacatgcacacacatatacacaccctccctcccctgcctttcCACCCCAGGCCTTCCCCATTCCAGGCTGTAGTCTGGGCCCACCACCTAGAGGCGGGTGGCATTGTGGTGAGCAGGCAGTGCAAGGCGGGGAGAGGGCGTGGAAGGGGGTAACTCCTCCACGAAGACCCTGGGGGGTAGCGGGGGTGAGCGGGGCTCAGGCCTGGCACAGCATAGGGTGGCACGGGTGATGAGGCGGTCCAGAGGCTTCAGGGAGTGCATCCAGTGAGGCAGGAAGTCCCATGTCTGTAACCACTTGGGCAAGTGCCCGGGACTCCGACTCTGCAGGACATTGATGAGCACCACGAAGGCCAGCAGGGCCCCGAAGGGCGTGCCCACACCTACCATGACCTGCCAGCCTGCCATGGAGATGCCAAACACCAGTGAGGGCAGCAGCAGGAAGCAGACAAGGAGATAGAGGACGGCGAACCAGCGGTACTTAGCCGTGCGTTTCCCCAGCGCCTTGGCCATGCGGATGGGCAGGCGTGTGCAGGGCACCAGGTACCATAGAAGGATGCCCGAGATGTTGAAGAAGAAGTGACAGAGGGCAATCTACAGGGGATGAGgcagaggggctgaggtgggcactgGCTCCCAGGTCCTGGGTGAGGCTAGCAGGGGTAGATGATTGGAACCCCAATCTGGTCTGGACAGCAGGAAAGTTTCCACTTAGGGGTGATGTGTCCCCCGCCCCCAGATCACCCCGGGGTGGCTATGCCGGTTATGCAAATATTGAAATACTTCTAGACCACTTGGTAAATAACTACTGCCCTGAGCTCCCCACATTTTCCCCACTGATCCCTCACACAGGAATCCCCCAGCAGATGCTGCCAAAATCCAGCAGCTAAAGGATTGATGTCAGTTTCTAGATCCTCACTCAGTCAGTGCCTTGGCTTGTCAGTTACTCCTTTGCTCCTAGAATAATTCCCCTTTGCTATTTGCGGCCCTGACCCCCGCAATGGATTCCTCAAACTGCGCCGGGCGCCCTCTTATAgtgcctcttcctcttcctcttccttatggGCAAATCCGATTCACTGCTATTTATTGGTGTAATTATGAGCAGTGTCTCCCTATGAGATGCTAAGGTCTCGAGGGTGGTATTGGGTCTACTTTGTCCATAATGGTTTCATTGAGCATAGTAGGTGGCCCTTAGTAGGCAGTCAAAATATTAGTTGCATGTCGTCACACCTTTGTCAGGCCCCACACCCTATACGCAACTCCATCCTGCCCCAGGCGAGGCTACACTCCCAGCGCACCTGGAAAGCGCTGAACAGCTTCTCCCTGGGGCTGGCCAGGGCAGCCAGGATGGCCGTGGTGGTGGTGCCGATGTTGGAACCCAGTGTGAGTGGGTAGGCCCTCTCAATGCTGATCACATCGAGgcctgggggcagagggagaggaagTAGATTCCCCAGCGTCTCCTTCAGCCCTTTCGCGGCCAGCCCTGGCCCACCCCACTCCACCTCTACTTGGGCACTCACCGATGAGTGGGGTGATGGCCGAGGTGAACACAGAACTGCTCTGGACCACGAAGGTCATgccggcgcccaccaccatggcaAAGTAGCCTGTTACCCAGGTGAAGGGGGCAGGGAAGTCTGCAAGGAAACCGCATCCCAGCAGGTTGGGGTCAGAGCAGGGACATGGGGAGAGCAGATCTCCGTGGAGGCACTGGGAGAGAGGACCTCCATGGGGGTTTGCTCCTACTGCAGTGGCTTCCACTTGGCCTCTTTGCTCCTGGATTAAAGGCCTTGCTCAGCCTGGCTCTGTCAGGCGACTGTGCCTTTGCTGGGGCTGTCCCCTCTGCTGGGAATATCCTACTCAGCATCTGAATATTCATCCTCAGACTCAGCATGGATGTCACTtcctctggaaagccttccctgaccccctGCTCTGGAGCAgactttttctcccttctctgaacTCCCACAGCCCCATGATACCCCTTATTCTAGTATTTGTCATTCGGCCCCTCCCAGTCCATGAAGTTCAAAATGAAAACCAag
Protein-coding sequences here:
- the PFN3 gene encoding profilin-3, with product MGDWKVYISAVLRDQRIDDVAIVGHADNSCVWASRPGGLLAAISPQEVGVLTGPDRCTFLQAGLSVGGRRCCVIRDHLLAEGDGVLDARTKGLDARAVCVGHAPRALLVLMGRRGVHGGILNKTVHELIRGLRMQGA